In Burkholderia sp. WP9, a genomic segment contains:
- a CDS encoding glycerophosphodiester phosphodiesterase family protein produces the protein MLSSVRLTGGSFIAGLLLAGCSLTPPVTPNNAVTQVSALPAIIAHRGGTGDAPENTLEAIRLSITNHADAMWLTVQLSKDGVPVLYRPGDLSALTDAKGPVSAYTAAQLARVNAGWTFRRADAYPYRDHALGIPTLREALRIMPAGMPVILDMKALPAEPQTLAVARVLDEENAWRRVSIYSTEADYQRSFAAYPQARLFESRDATRGRLVRVLLNQGCVDAPAEHAMSAFELHRALTVVEKFTLGEGRSDVQAMLWTPATVACFRQKPDVRIVAIAVNDADDYRTTACLGIDAVLADSPSNMTAVRNGIALPLQCGRAGTSGGQ, from the coding sequence ATGCTGAGTTCAGTACGATTGACGGGAGGCAGCTTTATTGCAGGCCTTTTACTGGCGGGTTGTTCGCTCACGCCTCCCGTGACGCCGAACAATGCCGTCACGCAGGTGAGCGCGTTGCCGGCGATCATCGCGCATCGCGGTGGCACGGGCGATGCGCCGGAGAACACGCTCGAAGCGATTCGCCTGTCGATCACGAATCACGCCGACGCGATGTGGCTCACCGTGCAGTTGAGCAAGGATGGCGTGCCGGTTCTTTATCGGCCGGGCGATCTGTCGGCGTTGACCGACGCGAAAGGGCCAGTGTCCGCGTATACGGCGGCTCAACTCGCACGCGTGAATGCGGGGTGGACGTTCCGCCGCGCGGATGCCTATCCGTATCGCGATCATGCTTTGGGCATTCCGACGCTGCGCGAAGCACTGCGCATCATGCCGGCTGGCATGCCGGTGATCCTCGATATGAAGGCGCTGCCCGCCGAACCGCAGACGCTGGCCGTCGCGCGCGTACTCGATGAAGAAAACGCATGGCGGCGCGTGTCGATCTATTCGACTGAAGCGGACTATCAACGGAGCTTTGCCGCGTATCCGCAAGCGCGGCTATTCGAATCGCGCGATGCCACGCGTGGGCGGCTCGTGCGAGTCCTGCTGAATCAGGGTTGTGTGGACGCGCCGGCCGAACACGCGATGAGCGCGTTCGAGTTGCACCGCGCATTGACGGTGGTCGAGAAGTTCACGCTGGGCGAAGGGCGCTCGGACGTGCAGGCTATGTTATGGACGCCTGCCACGGTCGCGTGCTTCAGGCAGAAGCCGGACGTGCGAATCGTTGCGATCGCCGTGAACGATGCGGATGATTACCGCACGACGGCGTGCCTCGGCATCGACGCGGTGCTAGCGGATTCGCCGTCGAACATGACGGCCGTCAGGAACGGTATCGCGTTGCCGCTGCAGTGTGGGCGCGCCGGCACAAGTGGCGGGCAGTAA
- a CDS encoding UbiH/UbiF family hydroxylase, with protein MNAHHQTFDAAVIGGGLVGKTAALALTQGGLRVALLAQPCAALPHGASFDSRVYALSSSSQALLERLRVWQALDLTRLGPVYDMRVYGDAHAELHFSAFQASVPQLAWIVESSVIERALDAALRFQPNLTWIDTRAQALDFTADSASVGLANGNVLEADLVVGADGAHSWVRAQIGSKMVRRDYKQTGVVANFKAEKPHSETAYQWFKDGEIIALLPMPDGHVSLVWSARTEHAEQLVALDPAQLAAEVERVTGGQFGALDCVTPAQGFPLALQTVDRLVAPRVALVGDAAHLIHPLAGQGMNLGLRDVAALADTVAGKESFRDLGDMVLLRRYERARREDIRALMIATDGLQKLFSVPGPFAKALRNTGMAFVGAQPFIKRWLVSAALG; from the coding sequence ATGAATGCACACCACCAGACCTTTGATGCCGCCGTGATCGGCGGCGGGCTCGTCGGCAAGACCGCGGCGCTGGCGCTGACGCAAGGCGGACTGCGCGTGGCGCTGCTCGCGCAGCCCTGCGCGGCGCTGCCCCACGGCGCCAGCTTCGACTCGCGGGTCTACGCGCTGTCGTCGAGCTCGCAGGCTCTGCTGGAGCGTTTGCGGGTCTGGCAGGCGCTCGATCTGACGCGGCTCGGGCCGGTCTACGACATGCGCGTCTACGGTGACGCGCACGCCGAACTGCATTTCTCCGCGTTTCAGGCTTCGGTGCCGCAACTCGCGTGGATCGTCGAGTCGTCGGTGATCGAGCGCGCATTGGACGCCGCGCTGCGCTTCCAGCCGAATCTTACCTGGATCGACACGCGCGCCCAGGCGCTGGACTTCACCGCTGACAGCGCCAGCGTCGGCCTCGCCAACGGCAATGTGCTCGAAGCCGATCTGGTGGTCGGCGCAGACGGCGCGCATTCGTGGGTGCGCGCGCAGATCGGCTCGAAGATGGTCCGGCGCGACTATAAGCAAACCGGCGTGGTCGCCAATTTCAAGGCCGAGAAGCCGCACAGCGAAACCGCGTATCAATGGTTCAAGGACGGCGAGATCATCGCGCTCCTGCCCATGCCGGACGGCCACGTCTCGCTGGTGTGGTCGGCGCGCACCGAGCACGCAGAGCAACTGGTCGCGCTCGATCCGGCGCAGCTCGCCGCTGAAGTGGAACGCGTGACGGGCGGTCAGTTCGGCGCGCTCGACTGCGTGACGCCCGCGCAAGGTTTCCCGCTGGCGCTGCAAACGGTCGACCGGTTGGTGGCGCCACGCGTCGCGCTGGTCGGCGACGCCGCGCATCTGATCCATCCGCTGGCCGGGCAGGGCATGAACCTCGGCCTGCGCGACGTCGCGGCGCTTGCCGACACCGTCGCCGGCAAGGAGTCGTTCCGCGATCTCGGCGACATGGTGCTGCTGCGTCGCTACGAACGCGCACGCCGCGAAGACATTCGCGCGTTGATGATCGCCACCGACGGTCTGCAAAAACTCTTTTCCGTTCCCGGTCCGTTCGCCAAGGCGCTGCGCAATACCGGCATGGCTTTCGTCGGTGCGCAGCCGTTCATCAAACGCTGGCTGGTGTCGGCCGCGTTGGGCTGA
- the ychF gene encoding redox-regulated ATPase YchF, with translation MSLKCGIVGLPNVGKSTLFNALTKAGIAAENYPFCTIEPNVGIVEVPDARLKALAEIVKPERILPAVVEFVDIAGLVAGASKGEGLGNQFLANIRETDAITHVVRCFEDENVIHVANKIDPLSDIEVINTELALADLATVEKALARYSKAAKSGNDKEAIKNAAVLEKVRAQLDQAKPVRALDLSDEEKATLKPFCLITAKPTMYVANVKEDGFENNPHLDAVTKFAAAENAPVVAVCAAIEAEIADLDEADMEVFLADMGMEEPGLNRVIRAGFKLLGLQTYFTAGVKEVRAWTIHIGDTAPQAAGAIHTDFERGFIRAQTIAFNDYITYKGEQGAKEAGKMRAEGKEYVVHDGDVMNFLFNV, from the coding sequence ATGAGCCTCAAATGCGGCATCGTCGGCCTGCCTAACGTCGGCAAGTCCACCCTGTTCAATGCGCTGACCAAGGCGGGCATCGCCGCCGAAAATTACCCGTTCTGCACGATCGAGCCGAACGTCGGCATTGTCGAAGTGCCGGACGCGCGTCTGAAGGCGCTCGCTGAAATCGTCAAGCCGGAGCGCATCCTGCCGGCCGTGGTGGAATTCGTCGACATCGCCGGTCTGGTGGCCGGCGCGAGCAAGGGCGAAGGTCTGGGCAACCAGTTTCTCGCCAACATCCGCGAAACGGATGCGATCACGCACGTGGTGCGCTGCTTCGAAGACGAGAACGTGATTCACGTCGCGAACAAGATCGATCCGCTGTCGGATATCGAGGTGATCAACACCGAACTGGCGCTGGCCGACCTCGCGACCGTCGAAAAGGCGCTGGCGCGCTATTCGAAGGCGGCCAAGTCGGGTAACGACAAGGAAGCTATCAAGAACGCCGCCGTGCTGGAAAAAGTGCGCGCGCAGCTCGACCAGGCCAAACCGGTCCGTGCGCTCGACCTGTCTGACGAAGAAAAAGCCACGCTCAAGCCGTTCTGCCTGATCACCGCGAAGCCGACCATGTACGTGGCCAACGTGAAGGAAGACGGTTTCGAGAACAACCCGCATCTGGACGCGGTCACGAAGTTCGCGGCTGCGGAAAACGCGCCGGTCGTCGCCGTGTGCGCCGCGATCGAAGCGGAAATCGCCGACCTCGACGAAGCCGACATGGAAGTGTTCCTCGCCGACATGGGCATGGAAGAGCCGGGCCTGAACCGCGTGATCCGCGCCGGCTTCAAGCTGCTGGGCCTGCAGACCTACTTCACGGCGGGTGTGAAGGAAGTGCGCGCGTGGACGATCCATATCGGCGATACGGCGCCGCAGGCGGCCGGCGCGATTCACACGGACTTCGAGCGCGGCTTCATTCGCGCGCAGACCATCGCGTTCAACGACTACATCACCTACAAGGGTGAACAAGGCGCGAAGGAAGCCGGCAAGATGCGCGCGGAAGGCAAGGAATACGTCGTGCACGACGGCGACGTGATGAACTTCCTGTTCAACGTGTAA
- a CDS encoding DsbC family protein produces the protein MKKTFRVAAAALAIAAVTIGCSAQADQTTDKLKATLQTRLADVTIKSVTKSPIAGLYEVNLGSQIVYSDANGDYLMLGDMVDAKTRKNLTEARLAETNRIDFASLPFANAVKVVKGNGARKIAVFSDPNCPYCKQLETSLKSIDNVTIYTFLYPVLSPDSTAKSKSIWCSTDRAKAWESWMQDHQAPTAAGTCDTAAIDKNLALGHAMNVDGTPTVFLADGRRLPGAVPADRLDKEMSAVR, from the coding sequence ATGAAAAAGACTTTCCGCGTGGCGGCCGCCGCGCTTGCAATCGCAGCCGTCACGATCGGCTGCTCCGCACAGGCCGACCAGACTACCGACAAGCTCAAAGCCACGCTGCAAACGCGCCTCGCGGACGTGACGATCAAGAGCGTGACGAAATCGCCGATCGCCGGCCTGTACGAAGTGAACCTCGGCTCGCAGATCGTCTATAGCGACGCGAACGGCGACTATCTGATGCTCGGCGACATGGTCGACGCGAAGACCCGTAAAAATCTGACCGAAGCGCGCCTCGCGGAAACCAACCGTATCGATTTCGCGAGCCTGCCGTTCGCCAACGCCGTGAAGGTCGTGAAGGGCAACGGCGCGCGCAAGATCGCCGTGTTCTCCGACCCGAACTGCCCGTATTGCAAGCAGCTCGAAACCTCGCTGAAGTCGATCGACAACGTGACGATCTATACCTTCCTGTACCCGGTGCTGTCGCCCGATTCGACCGCGAAGTCGAAGTCGATCTGGTGTTCGACGGACCGTGCGAAGGCATGGGAATCGTGGATGCAGGACCATCAGGCGCCCACCGCCGCCGGCACCTGCGACACCGCCGCGATCGACAAGAACCTCGCGCTCGGCCACGCCATGAACGTCGACGGCACGCCCACGGTGTTCCTCGCCGACGGCCGCCGCCTGCCCGGCGCCGTGCCGGCCGACCGGCTGGACAAGGAAATGTCCGCAGTGCGCTGA
- a CDS encoding PDZ domain-containing protein has translation MKPIRYTIVPKQPAAHLFEVTVTVADPDPAGQRFMLPVWIPGSYMVREFARNIVTLRAFNDAGRKVRVEKTDKHTWQAAPVKGALTLRYEVYAWDLSVRAAHLDDTTGFFNGTSVFLSPLGHEEAQCVVDIQKPEGAAYRNWRVATALPEARGTKRYGFGEYRAQNYDELIDHPVTLGEFALATFKAHGVPHDVVIAGRVVGLDMARLSADLKRICEAQIALFEPRSKKAPVDRYVFMTQAVTDGYGGLEHRASTALICNRGDLPVEGREALTEGYRTYLGLCSHEYFHTWNVKRIKPAVFAPYDLSVENYTSLLWLFEGFTSYYDDLILVRSGLITQDDYFGLLGKVVGGVQRGSGRLKQSVAESSFDAWVKYYRQDENAPNAIVSYYTKGSLVALAFDLTIRAQTNNRKSLDDVMRLLWQRFGRDFYRGKPVGVDESEIEALFAEATGAKLGELFAEAVHGTHDLPLETLLAPFGVAIAPELEKNGKPSLGARVRGGADCTLAAVHDGSAAQKAGLSAGDVLIALDGLRVTGSNLDGLLARYQPGAKVEVHAFRRDELRVAQVKLDGPEVARYKLAVSDKRAAARKARERWLES, from the coding sequence ATGAAGCCGATCCGCTACACCATCGTTCCCAAGCAACCCGCCGCTCACCTGTTCGAAGTCACCGTGACCGTCGCCGATCCCGATCCGGCCGGTCAGCGTTTCATGCTGCCGGTGTGGATTCCGGGCAGCTACATGGTGCGCGAGTTCGCCCGCAACATCGTGACGCTGCGTGCTTTCAACGACGCGGGCCGCAAGGTGCGCGTCGAAAAGACCGACAAGCACACCTGGCAGGCCGCGCCGGTCAAAGGCGCGCTGACGCTGCGCTATGAGGTCTACGCGTGGGATCTGTCGGTGCGCGCCGCGCATCTCGACGATACGACCGGCTTTTTCAACGGCACGAGCGTGTTTCTCTCGCCGCTCGGTCACGAGGAAGCGCAGTGCGTGGTCGATATCCAGAAGCCGGAAGGCGCGGCGTATCGCAACTGGCGTGTCGCCACCGCGCTGCCGGAAGCGCGTGGCACGAAGCGTTATGGTTTTGGCGAGTATCGCGCGCAGAACTACGACGAGCTGATCGATCATCCCGTCACGCTGGGCGAATTCGCGCTCGCGACGTTCAAGGCGCACGGCGTGCCGCACGACGTCGTGATCGCCGGGCGCGTGGTCGGGCTGGACATGGCGCGTCTGTCCGCCGACCTGAAGCGTATCTGCGAAGCGCAGATCGCATTGTTCGAGCCCAGGTCGAAGAAAGCGCCGGTGGATCGCTACGTATTCATGACCCAAGCCGTTACGGATGGGTACGGCGGCCTCGAACACCGCGCTTCGACCGCGCTGATCTGCAATCGCGGCGATTTGCCGGTGGAAGGGCGCGAGGCGCTCACCGAAGGCTACCGGACCTATCTCGGTCTGTGCAGTCACGAATACTTCCACACCTGGAATGTGAAGCGCATCAAGCCGGCCGTGTTCGCGCCGTACGACCTGAGCGTCGAAAACTACACGTCGCTGCTGTGGCTGTTCGAGGGCTTCACCTCTTACTACGACGATCTGATCCTCGTGCGCAGCGGCCTGATCACGCAGGACGACTACTTCGGCCTGCTCGGCAAGGTGGTCGGTGGCGTGCAGCGCGGCAGTGGGCGCCTGAAGCAGAGCGTCGCCGAAAGCTCGTTCGACGCGTGGGTCAAATACTACCGGCAGGACGAGAACGCGCCGAACGCGATCGTCAGCTACTACACCAAGGGTTCGCTCGTCGCGCTGGCGTTCGATCTGACGATTCGCGCGCAGACCAACAACCGCAAATCGCTCGACGACGTGATGCGCTTGCTCTGGCAGCGCTTCGGCCGTGACTTCTATCGCGGCAAACCGGTTGGCGTCGACGAAAGCGAGATCGAGGCGCTTTTCGCGGAAGCGACCGGCGCGAAACTCGGTGAGTTGTTCGCCGAAGCCGTGCACGGCACGCACGATCTGCCGCTCGAGACGCTGCTCGCGCCGTTCGGCGTAGCAATCGCGCCGGAACTCGAAAAGAACGGCAAGCCGTCGCTCGGCGCACGCGTGCGCGGCGGCGCGGATTGCACGCTCGCGGCGGTTCATGACGGCAGCGCCGCGCAAAAAGCCGGGCTCTCGGCTGGCGACGTGCTGATCGCGCTGGACGGCCTGCGCGTGACCGGCTCGAATCTTGACGGATTGCTCGCGCGCTATCAGCCGGGCGCGAAAGTCGAGGTTCACGCGTTCCGCCGCGACGAACTGCGCGTCGCGCAAGTCAAGCTGGACGGGCCTGAGGTCGCGCGCTACAAGCTCGCCGTCAGCGACAAGCGGGCCGCCGCGCGCAAGGCGCGCGAGCGCTGGCTGGAAAGCTGA